The DNA sequence tgccccatcaaactataaatcccaggattccatggcagttaaactgggatcaaattggattatttctgcagccacaAAGGGTCTTTGTACATCAAGGGCAACACGGAATATCAAAAAATAATAGACCAAAATACTTTCAGTGGCATCTCTTAACAGATATAACAAGCTGCTTTAGTTTCCCATAGTTGGCATTACTACAGCAGGCTTGGCAACGGTGGCATCCTCTTCTTTCCACTGAGAAGTGATTGTCTTCAGTTGTGTATAGAATTGCACTCCCTGGGGAAGGAAATAAAGAGTTCAGTACTAAGTTCCAAAGATTCATACCAGTATTTACTAATCACAGCAGCCTTTTTTTTACATGAATAAGGTGAAATAAATATCCTCTTATAAATTACTGATTTGTCTCTGCCTATCAAAAATACAACATGCTGTTAAGCCCATTGTTACCAAAGTATCCCAAACATGCttatttccttttctgtctcccATACTGGCTGTTCATAAAGCATAAGCATATTTTTAAAGCTTAAAATATTACCTGCTTGCCATAGAAATTGGTGTCTCCCCTGAAGGAACCACGAGAGCCAGTAAAGGAGAACATTGGCAAAGGCACTGGAATTGGAACGTTCACACCAATCTAAACAAAAAAATAACAGCATTATTTTATCCAAGAAAATGTTCCGGTAGACATAACTAGTCAGTTCAGGGGCACTAAGAAAAGCTGGGCCAGGATTGAATTGATTTGGTTCACATGAGCACTCAACAGTGGATTTACTgcataattttgttgttgctgtgtgtcttcaagtgtcttctgacttatggtgaccctatcatgaggttttcttggccaggtttgctcagaggaggtttgccttcccctaaagctgagagcatgtgacttgcccaaggttacccagtgggtttcatggctgagccggaaattgaaccctagtctccagagtcctagttctatGTTCAAACCATTGTGCCAGGTTGGCTAATGCATAATTACTgaaccattttattattttgcagacTAAGGTTAAACTAACCATGACATTTGTCTTATCTTTACATTTAACCTGCATATTTAAAATGCAAGCAGCTGGTGGAGACAGACTAGTTATTACTGGGATTTCAGAAGGTGGTTTATTTCTCATCCTTGCTGAAGTATGGGTGAAACTATTCTGAagctgctattttattttatttgtttatttcatttttatgccacatttctcccagaaagagacccaagcgttacaataaaagttttaaaacaattaaaaatatcaaaataaaaacagtataaaatgacacacattaaaaacaacaacaacacacccacCCACTCATATAAAAGCCACCCCATGATTATGTATTTGTAAGGAAGGTTTAGACATAGTAATCCTATGGACTACAGGTGTAACAGAAGATAGagaaaccacttttttttaatgttctgtcAAGCTTGCTCTTGCAGACAAAAAGTTATGCAGGGTGTGCTTTCTCTTTTTTGATTCCTCTTTCATGAAGCTTTAAAATGAAACTTCCCTTGCATTGTTTCTAATGAGAAATACATCATGCCCAATCCAGAGTTAGGAAAGTCTTCCCCTATCCTAGGCATGTTTCTTGTAAGCACCtcagaataaaacattttcccTCTCTAGCATCACTGGTTTTAACTGTCCAACTCTTCATAACCTTGTCAAGTAAGGTTATAAAGCCTGATCTTGCTCTCTAAGGAGGAGAATCTCTCTGCCAACGAGGACAACAGAACAGCAGCCAAAATTGTCCAGTCTGAATGCTGCAATCCTGGTACGTTCACTCCTGCCTCTGTGACTATTTGCAGTTTTAACAACAAACATATTCAATGTAAAGATGCTTTTAATATCACATTTAGTTTTCCCCTCAGTTGATGAGCAGTAAAATGGCAAGTGGGTTGAGACAGTAAATCTGGTGCACTGGACAGTTGTCTGGATGTGGAAATTGGTcagtatacagtataaaatatCTGTTTGTGTATGTGATATCTTTCAGCCTGGCCTACTTCACAGAGTGGCCTTgaagctaaaaaataaaataaaataaaaagctgctTTATGGGTAGGTATATCACTGGTTCATCTAGTCCGCTAGTAGCAGCAGCTGTCCAAAGCTGTTCCTACCTGGCTAGTAGAGATTCTTCTAACTGGACTGTCTGCATTTAAAGCTGGCTGAGCAAAATGCGCCCCACAAGCCTGTTTTGTGCCCCTAGGCCTGTCCAAACTCATCAGACTTCCCTTTTTCTGGGCCAAGTGGACTATCTTGGAAGACTCCGAGACCAGCAATTCACCTGTTTAAACCAATAATGTAGGGGTATCCTGCAACTGCACATCAAAGAACATCTGTTTTTCCAAGCCCTACttgtggagttttttttttaaaaaaaaacagttttggcGTCCATGTAGCCTCTAGAAATGTAGCTGATTTAAAGCACATGCTCTGCTGTTGAGCCATGGCTTTCATTGCTTAAGACTATACTCTGACTGTACAACATGAACATTATCCTTTACATACCTGCCCAACATCCACTAAATGGGAGTATTTCCGAGCAGTGGCGCCATTTGTAGTGAAGATTGCTGTTCCATTCCCATAGGGATTCTTATTTATAATTTCTATTGCTTCATCCAAACTGTCAGCTTCCAGAACCACTAGAACTGGTCCAAAGATTTCCTCCTTATAACAGGTCATATTAGGCTGTGAAGACAGATATTCCCTGTAGTTATTTCTCATCTGAAAAATCTCATttctaacaataataatatagtaatattGCTTCACAAGGCATTGCTCTAAGTACCCATCTACAGTATCCTCTTGTGTCAGCTATAATCATCCTAATAACCCTGGATGTATTGTATAATTGTTTACACTGATATGAGACATTCAAAACTCTACTATTCAGTCTTGCATACTCAAAaaatactgtttatttttttaattcagagaAAGGACCCTTCTTAGCATACAACTGTGTTCATGATTCCTCATCTCTCTCCATATATCTACTAAACATGATGCTTGCATTTCATCACGTAATGGACAATCATGTCTCAATCAGTCCATTGCACAACCTACATCTACCATGCCCAAGTCAGGCATCAAGACGTTCCTGCATTTCCAACATTACAATTTGTGCAGAAAGAAACTGTAGGCTGACACCTGTGAAGGAGGGAGTGAGGGAATTATTCCTTCAATATTCTAGATTGAAATGATTTATTTTCTCCTTATTTGAACTTCTCAGTGTATTGCTCACCTTGACTTTAGCAAGGATAGTTGGTCCAACAAAATTGCCATTTTCATAACCTTTTACTTTGATATTTCGTCCATCAAGGAGAATGCTAGCCCCTTCCTTTGCTCCACTGTCTATCAGCTGACAGACACGCTCCTTGGCTTGGGGGCTGATCAGGGGGCCCAGATCTGCCCCAGGTTGGTCTCCTAGGACAGTACAGAGAGACTGCTAAAAATCTAGTGAAATCTTATGTAACAAAAATTAAGCAGTATCAATATTTTCTTGACCATTCATagtgctatttatttatatttggtcTGGATGCATTCCCTAAACTAATTTGCTTACTTTGGAACACTGCTATTGACACACTGAGGCTATCGAAGACTCAGAAAGGACCATTATACCCTTTAGCTTCATTCCAAGTTTGGGTAAAACAATTTGGTTATGCAAAATATTCTAATTCTTCTCTATGCACATAACAAGTGGTACTTTGTCTCTTTTATATGTAGTAACAAAACCATTTCAGGCCCCCAACAGACTGTATCATGAGATCTGTGAACAGTTCATATGCTTGTCTTTTACATGCACATTTCTCCCACCTGTACAATTACTACAGGAGGAGACTAGCCTGACCCACCAATCTGTTAAAAAGAGGCAGCTGAGGGGAACTTGTTTCCACCAGCTGACAAAAGAACACATGGACATTTCATATGAACATAGGCGTGGTACAAACCGCCAACAAGCGACGTACCAGCGCcagcattagggttagggagtgcgcaccatgtacacgctccctaaccctaatacctcATGGCGATGTAACAATGGCGgggccctgtatacatgggcccaccattgttacgtaagcgctgcaTGGCATTTGCCCAGCATTGCGTGGCACTTACATaaccagtgtgccagtggtgcacttgttgtGCTGCTgccgtggtgcaaaaagaacccgctttttgcaggttcttttctGCCGGCAGGAAGCCACACactttggcggctgtggcttccctccggcagaaaaaacGCCAACGCCAGACAGACCTTCAagaaggtatgtactgggccatttTCTCCCATAAAGGGATGtctgagaaaaaggcagaagaACTTTCAGCATAGCACTGTTAATAGATCTGCTAGGGTAATATGTTGCTTCACTCCACTTGTGGGCAGTTTATATATTTGTACATAATTGTACTTTACAGATGACATAACTCTCCAAGGCTGTCCACTCCAAAGAAAATTTAAATCTAGATAGGTTGTTTGCCAGTTAACCCAGAATTGCAGACGCAAGGGGGAAAGAACAGTAGTTAGTAACTACTACTGAATTCATCAGCCAAAGGAGCAAGAGTTACTAATTACTACAGAAGCAAAAACATCAGCAAAGGCATATCAGTCTGGTCCTAGCTAGATACAAAATGCCCTCATACAGCTCCCTACTTCATCCTGGTCTTGAAAAACTGATTCCCCACAACCACTTCTTCCCTTCCCATGTAGCTTGCCCTTCATAAGCTTGATGGCAGTGCCTTTCTTTCTTGTTATTGATACTAAGCCACATCATGAGATAATTGTCTAAAAAGCAGGACAAAAATATAGTAATAAGTAGATGCCAATatcaacactatgattctatgattatgtgcTGGGCCAAACATTTAGAAGTTTTACATATGCCATCCTGGTGTCTTACAGATGAGTTGGATTATATATATAGTTGGattttacatgaaaccgctgggagagatcatccggagacatggggcgcggggttatcagtacgctgatgacacccaaatcattttctctatgtctccgattgatgcagtgactggggatggggtctctcctctcgtggcctgtctagagtcagtaatgggctggtgTAGTAAGGTAGAGATAGAGACTGGGAGAGTTGGGAGGCCTGAAGACGACCAGGTGGAAGAAAGGATTGAGGAAACCCTGGGGGAGgggccagaaggaggaaaggtggggcttcaagcctcaataagagagggagagaggactTGCGCGGGGAGAGGAAGgagacgcggaagagggggaTGCGGTGAGGCGGTCGAGTGGAGAGAAGGGAAGGTAAAACAAAGTCCACGGAGAGTGGGAAGGCCCGTCTCCCTAGTGGGAAGAGCGAGTCCCCGACGACCGGGTCCCCATGAGTCAGTAACGTTGAGCGACCCTCGAGTGGAAGGGGATTTCTGCTATCCAGGAGAAGGGGAGTGGCTGCCACGAGAGCAAGGAGGACTGGAAGGTGAATGGTGGGACCCTAAGGGGGAAGCCTGGGAGCAAGGGCCCAAACCTCAGGAGTGGGAGAAGGCAGACCGGGAGGTCTTAGAGAAACACacaggtggaaggaggaggaagaattctACTTTGAGTCCGGAGGAGGAAACCCAAAGCGTCTGAAGTAAGAGGCGGGGTGCAGAAGTGGACCGGACTGTGTTTACTTTTCTTTGCAATCTGTTTACTTTGTTATTAAGGTTGTTGCCAATAAAGGCGTTATAGTTGCTGCAAACCCGGGCCTGAAGAAAGTTTGTTTCCCACGTGGAAGAGTAAGCTTACTCACTACCCCGCCATGCAGCCTGCTCCCATAGCCCCGCCCacagctggatgagggaaaaccgattcaagttgaatccagagaaaacggaggtactagtgataggttcccctggtccaggaatggcggtggttccacctgtccagaacggggtcacgctccctgtgaaggactccgtgcgcagtctgggggtgcttcttgattcgtcgcttcacctgactgctcaggtgaatgcgacggtcaagagcacctgtcatcagcttcggcttattcgccagctgagcccatacctggcccagagggacctagaaactgttgtacatgctctggtaacttcgagactggatttctgcaatgtactctacatggggcaacccttataccaaactcggaagctgcaaatggtgcagaacatggcagcccggctggtcactggcgtttccaggaccagccatataacaccggtactgaaagatctccattggctgcccattcgcttccgggctcaatataaggcgttggtgattacctataaagccctaaatggcttgggcccaggatacctaaaggaccgcctctccccgtacattccgcctcgcaccctcagaacgtctgggcagcaattactgaaggtgtctggggctagattatcctccactacacggaggacattttccactgctgccccagccctttggaatacgctgcccactgagctccgctcgactaccaccctggcccaattcaggaaggacttgaaaaccttcctgttccaacaggcattccccgactaaaatcctgtgggcctccctcctcttccgtggccaagaggttgggctacggggcttttagcctgttattTTTTTGATTGTATGGTTTATTTTTATGTGTCTgtatttttacactgttttatgatattgttgtttttaacttatgttgtaagccaccctgatcgcaggaaggagtgggataaaaataaaaactttattatttattattattattataactctcACCACCTCAACTTAGGGAAAACCATTTTACATTCATGAAAAGAGCACATAAAAATGCTTTTTACTAAAATGCACCAGTACCTGCATTGACTCGCAGTTTTTTAGTTCTCTCCACCAGCTCTGGCAGCCATTTCTTAGCCTCTCCTACTAGGATTGCTGTAGATAAAGCCATGCACCGCTGCCCAGCTGCTCCAAAAGCGGCGCCAACCAATTGATTCAGAGTATTTTCCTTATTGGCATCTGGCATCACCACTCCATGGTTCTTAGCTCCCTAAAAAAAAACCAGGCAACAAATAAACTATATAGTTCCTCAAACCTTAAATGCTTGATTGTACACCTAGCCATTTCTCAGTTCTTCAGGAACAATATCTTCTTTTACTACTTTGGATTTTATTTCCACCAGTCAATTGAGGAATCCTGGTTatagcagtttaaaaaaacataccaaTGTACTTCTCTCTGATCAAGACATAGCAATTGGAATATATTTCAAGATTTAACAGTTAAATATGACTACTGCTGCTATTCCCAAAACAAACCCATAACGctaaaggagccctggtagcgcagtggttaaatgcctgtactgcagccactcagaaACCATAAGGTTGCTAGTTCAATAAcagcaaaagggttcaagctcaactcaggcttgcatccttccgaggttgctaaaatgagtacccagattgttgggggcaattaacttacactttgtaaaccgcttagggagtgcttaagtgcactgataagtggtatagaaatgtacttgctattgctataaaagtcatcaggaaaaaaaaatggggaaaaagcctTTTGAAAATGCCTACTATACTATAGTTACTTCAGAGTTATTCAATATATCATTACAGAATTtaggaaaacaaactgaaatatcAAAACATCAGAATTAACAGTTAAGAACACAAAGTTATCTATATTCAAAAAAGTTTTGCAAGACAAAAGTGTTTTTGTAAACAGATGTCAGTGAATTACCATATTGGCTTGGACTCTTTTTCCATGCTTAGAACCCCTTTCATAGATATATTCACCAGCCTGGTTAGATCCCACAAAACTGATAGCTTTAATATCAGGATGGTCACAAATAAAATTCACagctgtaataaaaataaaaagtaattctTATTAAGAAAGTTACTTATCATCATACTATAGCAACCATATTCTAACAGCAAAATCTTAATATCCCTCTCTCATTTGCCCTGCCCTCAGCAGGGACCCTGATGCTCCCACTACATTTAAGTACTGTTctctttttctgtcattttcctttttctcagATCAAATGCATGACCAAAGTTATATGGTATACATTAATAAAGTGGAGCGGGTTTGTCTTGAAATGtgaaatgaaaatgtttaaaataaataaaaataccgAGCCACACTTtgaaacaggaaataatatttgcagCAACCCTAGTATGAAACACTAACATGAGAAATAAGCAAGAAAATAGTTACTTTGAATTGGCTAAAAAAGAACACAAGGACACAATCTCGTCTAAATGGCACCTATCTTCCTATGTCCCACCAACACAGTGTAGCTTGAGAACCTCTAATACCTGCAGTTACCTTCATGTTGCCCATGGATAATGTTCAGTGTTCCATCAGGGGCTCCAGCATCCTGCAGCAGCTTAGCAAGAAACATAAGGGCTCCAGGTACACGTTCTGAAGGTTTCATCAAGAAAGTGTTTCCGCACACCATGGCCATGGGAAACATCCACAGAGGAATCATGGCTGGGAAATTGAAGGGTGCGATGCCTGCACACACTCCCAGAGGTAAGCGATATGTGTAGGTGTCCATGTCTTTAGTGATGGAGGGAAGGGTCTCACCCAGCATAAGGGATGTCACACTGCAAGCATGTTCAACAACCTCTGCAACACAGGAAAAAGGTGCCACTGAGGATTCTACAACTAGACACAATTTGGTGAACCAGCTCCTTCACTCTAACTGCAAACATCATCCATAAGTATCTTTATTCTTCCAGCAGCTgccttttcacacacacattgTGCTAATAATATTCCACTTTATGAAAGACTGCTGGTGAAATATAGATACCCATAGTTGCCCCTCCTCCCAGGATAAATCTCAGCTCTCTTTCTTTAGCTCATGCATTTTATTTCTGTGTGATAAAAAGCTGTAGAAGTTAGATAACAGCTTTGCATACATATAATCCCTTTTTTGCAGACGCTGCTCTCAGATTCTCATACAAAAGCAGCAAATGCATGAACTCACATACAACCCCATTTGTGTGTTTCCTTTCTTCTCAATTCTGCATTTCAAACTGCAAAGAGATTGATGGGATGGGTAATTCCCTCTGTTTTTTGTTGCTTCACCCCTGCTGATGCCAAGGCCAAAGGGTAGTTGATGTTTTCTTGCCAATTGAAGGAAGACTGTGtgaaaattgggactcaaggaaATCACCACTGCTAGTGGTATAAGGCGGTACACAAGGTGAGATGACTTTTAAAGGGAATCATGACCCTTTTTATCTCTTCACTCTTTAGCTGTGCTTCCACAGAGCATACATTTACCCTTTTCTGCTCTGCTGCTATCATTCCAGATTAGAGTTAGTAGCATTTTTAGGAAggaagactgagagaaagaggcagCCAAATACTTTTTGTACGCTTTTAATATGCAGTCACATGGAGGCTTCTTTTTGGGAtgtgtcctttatttttttaacttttatatgcattttaaaccattttatatTCTCTTgacatgattttaattgttttaaaattttattgttaaatttatctatttatgagctgccttgcatcccacttggggagaaatgtggcatacaaatgaaataaatcatcatcatagAAACATATGCCATCAGCTTACGGAGGCCTCGGAACACATCTCCCTCTGCATCagccagggtcttcccttgctCCAAGGTGATCAGTTTTGAAATTTCTTTctataaaaaagaggaaagagaaccCTTAAACATAAGGCCAGCTCAATGACATGGAAAGAAGAGTTTGTTGATGGAAccagaagggaagaaggaagacaaACTGTCCTGTGAGCTAAGTAAGGAAGATCTCAGTTGCATAACCACTCTGCACACAGAGAGTCACTTTGCCCTAGCACTAGCTATGTCACGCAGCCAATGAATGCAGTTTTTCACACAGTTTACCATAAGGATAAACTGTAATTTAATCAGTTAACTGCTGAATTCACATTAAGGACAACTTAGAGACTGTACAGATGGGCAACATGTAGCTGAACCTTtcctggccggattggggccgcagcaaccccatgtcatggccccaatccggcttctGGGGAGCGCAAAAAGGTGCCCTCCAAGAGGTGCCATAGCCATGTCAATGCAGCTTTGTGTCACCCCTTTGGTGCtccatcatgtggatgcagcaccagaggggcatcatcatggtgtgtgctGTCTGGAAGGGTGCACGACATCATGATACCCTGAGGGTGGGGTTAAGACACACAGCGTGCAGACGCTATACCCTAaccccacccacaggccagcacaatgTGCTGGTCGGTACAGGCCCTTAGAGAGCTAAATTAATATGG is a window from the Sceloporus undulatus isolate JIND9_A2432 ecotype Alabama chromosome 1, SceUnd_v1.1, whole genome shotgun sequence genome containing:
- the ALDH6A1 gene encoding methylmalonate-semialdehyde dehydrogenase [acylating], mitochondrial — translated: MAAVAVSVAALRGSLGGRRCFWFGIPRKVTLNWHSSSFFSSSSVPTTKLFIDGKFVESKSNEWIDIYNPATNEVVGRVPKATQTEMEAAVASCKKSFQNWSETSILSRQQVFLRYQQLIKDNLKEISKLITLEQGKTLADAEGDVFRGLQVVEHACSVTSLMLGETLPSITKDMDTYTYRLPLGVCAGIAPFNFPAMIPLWMFPMAMVCGNTFLMKPSERVPGALMFLAKLLQDAGAPDGTLNIIHGQHEAVNFICDHPDIKAISFVGSNQAGEYIYERGSKHGKRVQANMGAKNHGVVMPDANKENTLNQLVGAAFGAAGQRCMALSTAILVGEAKKWLPELVERTKKLRVNAGDQPGADLGPLISPQAKERVCQLIDSGAKEGASILLDGRNIKVKGYENGNFVGPTILAKVKPNMTCYKEEIFGPVLVVLEADSLDEAIEIINKNPYGNGTAIFTTNGATARKYSHLVDVGQIGVNVPIPVPLPMFSFTGSRGSFRGDTNFYGKQGVQFYTQLKTITSQWKEEDATVAKPAVVMPTMGN